In Myxocyprinus asiaticus isolate MX2 ecotype Aquarium Trade chromosome 3, UBuf_Myxa_2, whole genome shotgun sequence, the following proteins share a genomic window:
- the LOC127429802 gene encoding Golgi phosphoprotein 3, with protein sequence MSTLTQRSSGLVQRRTEASRSAAAADRDRGSGDEDYEPRRVDEQDEENSGDSKETRLTLMEEVLLLGLKDREGYTSFWNDCISSGLRGCMLIELALRGRLQLEACGLRRKSLLARKVICKSDAPTGDVLLDEALKHIKDTQPPETVQSWIELLSGETWNPLKLHYQLRNVRERLAKNLVEKGVLTTEKQNFLLFDMTTHPLTNNNIKQRLIKKVQEAVLDKWVNDPHRMDKRVLALIFLANSSDVLENAFAPLLDDQYDLAMKRVRQLLDLEPESESMKTNTNELLWAVVAAFTK encoded by the exons ATGAGTACTCTGACCCAGCGGAGCTCCGGCCTGGTGCAGAGACGCACCGAGGCGTCGCGCAGCGCTGCAGCCGCAGACAGAGACCGCGGATCCGGTGACGAGGACTACGAGCCCCGCCGCGTAGACGAGCAGGACGAGGAAAACAGCGGCGACTCCAAGGAAACCAGACTGACCCTGATGGAGGAAGTGCTGCTGCTGGGGCTAAAGGATCGAGAG ggcTACACCTCTTTCTGGAATGACTGCATTTCGTCAGGCCTGAGGGGCTGCATGCTCATTGAGCTGGCCTTACGAGGGAGACTGCAGCTGGAGGCATGTGGCTTGAGGAGGAAAAGCCTGCTTGCCAGGAAG gttaTATGTAAGTCTGATGCTCCGACGGGGGATGTGCTGTTGGACGAGGCTTTGAAACACATAAAAGACACTCAACCGCCCGAGACTGTGCAGAGCTGGATAGAGTTGCTCAGTG GCGAGACGTGGAACCCATTAAAGCTGCATTATCAACTACGTAATGTTCGAGAGCGCCTGGCCAAGAATCTTGTAGAGAAGGGCGTCCTCACCACCGAGAAACAGAACTTTCTTCTCTTCGACATGACCACGCACCCACTTACCAACAATAACATTAAGCAGCGCCTTATTAAGAAGGTACAGGAGGCCGTACTGGACAAGTGGGTGAACGACCCTCACCGAATGGACAAGCGTGTTCTAGCCCTTATTTTCCTCGCCAATTCCTCTGACGTTCTAGAGAATGCGTTCGCCCCGCTGCTAGACGACCAGTACGATCTGGCCATGAAGAGAGTACGGCAACTTCTGGACCTGGAACCTGAGAGCGAAAGCATGAAGACCAACACCAATGAGTTGCTCTGGGCTGTGGTGGCTGCCTTCACCAAATGA